The Ancylobacter sp. WKF20 genome contains a region encoding:
- a CDS encoding 4-hydroxyphenylacetate 3-hydroxylase family protein, translated as MIRTGDEYRQGLQDGREIWMDGERVTDVTQHPSFKPIVDVRARMYDMAHEARYQDRLTYVEDNKRNTIFYKPPRETKDWTDKLTAVDTVMQDIGGVVTRVGDETIGEVWSLIDGRDVLAEFDPRFAENVDRHVQNIFDNDIFHISANTDPKGDRSLPPQEQDPDMMVHVVKETDAGIVIRGAKYETAAAYADQAFLKPTVGAWTNDKLSDYAVGGIIDMGAPGVKQICRSSFAGRTNPKDYPLANKFDEVESLVIFDNVLIPWENVFFYRHTKAAQYIRATLHRYSAFPYVHRLLYVADMMIGAAMWNARQTGLDKLQSVREKLADLVCYREGINAHLTASITLAEKSPGGLLMPNQSMLYAGRVHACSNLPAMMHIARELCGGQICVTPNSAAFEAEGSGHWLKKFYSLNKQWESEDRRKLLAFARDLLNSDYAGHRLTFVQFAQAPHFNHLNAVYNSFDFDGPLDFVRKAAGLSDKVMGEPIKA; from the coding sequence ATGATCCGTACAGGCGACGAATACCGGCAGGGGCTTCAGGACGGTCGTGAGATCTGGATGGACGGCGAGCGGGTGACCGACGTCACCCAGCACCCGTCCTTCAAGCCGATCGTCGACGTCCGTGCCCGCATGTACGACATGGCGCACGAGGCCCGGTATCAGGATCGCCTCACCTATGTTGAGGACAACAAGCGCAACACGATCTTCTATAAGCCGCCCCGCGAGACCAAGGACTGGACCGACAAGCTCACCGCCGTGGACACGGTGATGCAGGACATCGGTGGCGTCGTCACCCGCGTCGGCGACGAGACCATCGGCGAGGTGTGGTCCCTCATCGACGGCCGCGACGTTCTGGCGGAGTTCGACCCGCGCTTTGCCGAGAATGTCGACAGGCACGTTCAGAACATTTTCGACAACGACATCTTCCATATTTCGGCCAACACGGATCCGAAGGGCGACCGTTCCCTCCCGCCCCAGGAACAGGATCCCGACATGATGGTGCATGTCGTGAAGGAGACCGATGCGGGCATCGTGATCCGGGGCGCGAAGTACGAGACGGCGGCAGCTTACGCAGACCAAGCTTTCCTGAAGCCGACCGTCGGTGCATGGACCAATGACAAGCTGTCCGATTATGCCGTGGGCGGCATCATCGACATGGGCGCGCCGGGCGTGAAGCAGATCTGCCGCTCCTCCTTCGCCGGCCGCACCAACCCGAAGGACTACCCGCTCGCCAACAAGTTCGACGAGGTCGAATCCCTCGTCATCTTCGACAACGTGCTGATCCCCTGGGAGAACGTGTTCTTCTACCGGCACACCAAGGCGGCGCAGTACATCCGCGCCACGCTGCACCGCTACTCGGCCTTCCCCTATGTCCACCGCCTGCTCTATGTCGCCGACATGATGATCGGCGCGGCGATGTGGAACGCCCGGCAGACCGGCCTCGACAAGCTCCAGTCGGTGCGCGAGAAGCTGGCCGATCTCGTCTGCTACCGCGAGGGCATCAACGCCCACCTCACCGCCTCGATCACCCTGGCGGAGAAGAGCCCGGGCGGGCTGCTCATGCCCAACCAGTCCATGCTATATGCCGGGCGCGTGCATGCCTGCTCCAACCTGCCGGCGATGATGCACATCGCCCGCGAGCTGTGCGGCGGCCAGATCTGCGTCACGCCGAACTCGGCCGCCTTCGAGGCCGAGGGCTCGGGCCACTGGCTGAAGAAGTTCTACTCGCTGAACAAGCAGTGGGAATCGGAGGACCGGCGCAAGCTGCTCGCCTTCGCCCGCGACCTGCTCAACTCCGACTATGCCGGCCACCGCCTGACCTTCGTGCAGTTCGCGCAGGCGCCGCACTTCAACCATCTGAACGCGGTCTACAATTCCTTCGATTTCGACGGCCCGCTCGACTTCGTCCGCAAGGCCGCCGGCCTGTCGGACAAGGTGATGGGCGAGCCGATCAAGGCGTGA
- a CDS encoding LysR family transcriptional regulator encodes MNVSLRALRYVVTTADFGNLTEAAKHLNVSQPSISAAIAQFEADCGVQLFVRHHAKGVTTTIAGTRIINEARLLLNHARDFGQNARAMADEVRGEITVGCFWTIATHFMPSLLSRFAETHPGISISLDEGDQQQILDAIIAGRTELAISYEFARPDEVMAEPLTELPPYAVLHPDHPLAARERISLLELRDDPFILLDLPHSRDYFMSLFNTLGIDPRIAFRSRAYDLTRGLVGHGRGYTIQNVLPRTQITHDGGRVVAVPLTDALEPVRLVALKLRRQAPRPAVEVFARHLKASFSAGGMFEPGTLTPRSTVR; translated from the coding sequence ATGAACGTCTCGCTCCGCGCTCTGCGCTACGTCGTGACCACCGCCGACTTCGGTAATCTGACCGAGGCCGCGAAGCATCTGAACGTCTCCCAGCCCTCCATCTCGGCGGCCATCGCCCAGTTCGAGGCTGATTGCGGCGTGCAGCTCTTCGTCCGGCACCATGCAAAAGGCGTGACGACCACCATCGCCGGCACGCGCATCATCAACGAGGCGCGGTTGCTGCTGAACCATGCCCGCGACTTCGGCCAGAACGCCCGCGCCATGGCCGACGAGGTGCGCGGCGAGATCACGGTCGGCTGCTTCTGGACCATCGCCACTCACTTCATGCCGAGCCTGCTCTCGCGCTTCGCCGAGACCCATCCGGGCATCAGCATCAGCCTCGACGAGGGCGATCAGCAGCAGATTCTCGACGCGATCATCGCCGGCCGGACCGAGCTGGCGATTTCCTACGAGTTCGCGCGCCCGGACGAGGTGATGGCCGAGCCGCTCACCGAACTGCCGCCCTATGCGGTGCTGCACCCCGACCACCCGCTGGCCGCGCGCGAGCGCATCAGCCTGCTGGAGCTGCGGGACGACCCGTTCATCCTGCTCGACCTGCCGCATTCGCGCGACTACTTCATGAGCCTGTTCAACACGCTCGGCATCGACCCGAGGATCGCGTTCCGCTCGCGGGCCTATGACCTGACGCGCGGTCTGGTCGGTCATGGGCGCGGCTATACGATCCAGAACGTGCTGCCGCGCACGCAGATCACCCATGATGGCGGACGCGTGGTCGCCGTGCCGCTGACCGACGCGCTGGAGCCGGTACGCCTCGTCGCCCTCAAGCTGCGCCGGCAGGCGCCGCGTCCGGCGGTGGAAGTCTTCGCCCGCCACCTCAAGGCCAGCTTCTCGGCCGGCGGCATGTTCGAGCCGGGCACGCTCACCCCGCGCAGCACGGTGCGCTGA
- a CDS encoding HutD family protein has product MSALKVLTVSDYTVTPWKNGGGITQDVLLLPQGASQDDFDIRVSLAPIVTEGPFSSFPGIDRHITLLTTERLELVFATQTRSLARLQPLHFDSVQQPVSRLPDGAVRVLNVMTRRGRWNAQVMPATGDNAPLLAAPEGGLVVLHAVSGTWQVGDRLGAALVHPGETLVGRDDATLRASCDPSGEAIIAFLSPAGAR; this is encoded by the coding sequence ATGAGTGCATTGAAAGTTCTCACGGTGTCCGACTACACGGTGACACCCTGGAAGAATGGTGGCGGGATCACCCAGGACGTGCTGCTGCTGCCGCAAGGCGCGAGCCAGGATGATTTCGACATCCGCGTGAGCCTCGCGCCCATCGTCACCGAGGGCCCGTTCTCCTCCTTCCCCGGCATTGACCGCCACATCACCCTGCTCACCACCGAGCGGCTGGAACTGGTGTTCGCGACCCAGACCCGCAGCCTCGCGCGCCTGCAGCCGCTCCATTTCGACAGCGTGCAGCAGCCGGTCTCGCGGCTGCCGGACGGCGCCGTGCGCGTGCTCAACGTGATGACGCGGCGCGGGCGCTGGAACGCGCAGGTCATGCCCGCCACGGGCGACAACGCGCCCCTGCTCGCCGCGCCCGAAGGCGGGCTGGTCGTGCTGCACGCAGTGAGCGGCACCTGGCAGGTCGGCGACCGGCTCGGCGCGGCGCTCGTTCACCCCGGAGAAACACTGGTCGGGCGCGATGACGCGACGCTGCGCGCGAGCTGCGACCCCTCGGGCGAGGCGATCATCGCCTTTCTCTCCCCCGCCGGCGCCCGTTGA
- a CDS encoding glyoxylate/hydroxypyruvate reductase A, whose amino-acid sequence MSRDALVFYSAVDDSVAWREALAAELPDLDFRVEPDLGDPADIRYALCWTPPKGFFARFPNLQLVTNLGAGVDALVRRDDLAPVKFSRLSDPGMVQMMTSYIVFAVTRYARDIPVYERAKRRGEWEYVHPRALSDITVAVLGLGELGGPAARTLASMGFTVSGWSRTPKDIPGVTSHTGREGLERVLAENEIIVSLVPLTLDTQRLLGADEFALMRKGVKFVNASRGAVVDEAALIEALASGHIGEATLDVFETEPLPAGHPLWAFENVLVTPHMASITVPKLAARDVAESIRRVRQGLPPLHEVDPARGY is encoded by the coding sequence ATGAGCCGTGATGCCCTCGTTTTCTACAGCGCGGTCGATGATTCCGTGGCCTGGCGCGAGGCGCTGGCGGCGGAGCTGCCGGATCTCGATTTCCGCGTCGAGCCGGATCTGGGCGACCCGGCCGATATCCGCTACGCGCTGTGCTGGACGCCGCCGAAGGGCTTCTTCGCGCGCTTTCCCAATCTCCAGCTCGTGACCAACCTCGGCGCCGGCGTCGATGCGCTGGTGCGCCGCGACGACCTCGCCCCGGTGAAGTTCTCGCGCCTGTCCGATCCCGGCATGGTGCAGATGATGACGAGCTACATCGTCTTCGCGGTCACCCGCTATGCCCGCGACATCCCGGTCTATGAGCGCGCCAAGCGCCGGGGGGAGTGGGAGTATGTCCATCCGCGCGCGCTCTCCGACATCACGGTGGCGGTGCTCGGCCTTGGCGAGCTGGGCGGGCCGGCGGCGCGCACGCTGGCGAGCATGGGCTTCACGGTGAGCGGCTGGTCGCGCACGCCGAAGGACATTCCGGGCGTCACGTCCCACACCGGCCGCGAGGGGCTGGAGCGGGTGCTGGCCGAGAACGAGATCATCGTCAGCCTCGTCCCGCTGACGCTCGACACGCAGCGCCTCCTCGGCGCGGATGAATTCGCGCTCATGCGCAAGGGCGTGAAGTTCGTCAACGCCTCGCGCGGGGCGGTGGTGGACGAGGCGGCGCTGATCGAGGCGCTGGCCTCCGGTCATATTGGCGAGGCGACGCTCGACGTGTTCGAGACCGAGCCGCTGCCGGCCGGCCACCCGCTCTGGGCGTTCGAGAATGTGCTGGTCACCCCGCACATGGCGAGCATCACCGTGCCCAAGCTCGCCGCGCGCGATGTCGCCGAGAGCATCCGCCGCGTGCGCCAGGGCCTGCCGCCGCTGCACGAGGTAGACCCGGCGCGCGGCTACTGA
- a CDS encoding EAL domain-containing protein, whose protein sequence is MREGQPVDSRFSMLVAALDSMADGFALFDAQDRLLIHNRRFVEQFPFLEQLGDLHGFTFYALASVPSGEWSRVEQPETYVAERMRRHATADGTPFEIDLENGGVVQVRECRTPDGGIISLWSDVTQIKQAEAKLLEAIDGIHEGFLLLDPDERIVLSNTCLRLIFGAVGLELTTGAYLADLLREAQRRGLFAEGTGPVDDVLERARRSPELRAEIPLRDGNWMLASHRRIANGCTVGVWTDVTSQKRRESELINVREQLRQQTEALADFARLVALQARSDMLTGLPNRFALEERLDQLLRDRDPRNIWVGIIDIDHFKGVNDAVGHAAADELLREVAQFLRGQLRGDDLLVRVGGDEFAMMLTDIDERDALRIARRINTAVHNNPFHIGARSFTLGLSIGLVRANGTPGSVSSLLAAADTACYVAKESGRDRVQLYDLGDPKVNSTRQRMSWAERIQLGLELDRFHMHLQAIVDQNHAVLGYEALIRLVDETGSWCQPAQFLPAAQRLGLMGRIDAWVCRHAIDYAMRLIQRGAHQYVSMNIGAHSLADVAFQRNLMDMLDLHPGVEAALRIEVTETEGVEDLGEIATFLTELRARGVHVYLDDFGNGYNSFESLKRLPVDGIKIDWTVTRDLLRDPIDKALMKAAISIANSLGLELVAEGVEDEVQLAKLRELGATMYQGFLFHRPADAETVLA, encoded by the coding sequence ATGCGTGAAGGGCAGCCCGTCGATTCCCGCTTCTCCATGCTGGTTGCCGCCCTCGACTCCATGGCGGATGGCTTCGCGCTCTTCGATGCGCAGGACCGCCTGCTGATCCACAACCGCCGGTTCGTCGAGCAGTTTCCCTTTCTCGAGCAGCTCGGCGATCTGCACGGCTTCACCTTTTACGCGCTCGCCTCGGTGCCCAGCGGCGAGTGGTCGCGGGTCGAGCAGCCGGAGACTTATGTCGCCGAACGCATGCGCCGCCACGCGACCGCCGACGGGACGCCCTTCGAGATCGATCTGGAGAATGGCGGCGTCGTCCAGGTCCGCGAATGCCGCACGCCCGACGGCGGCATCATCTCGCTGTGGAGCGACGTTACCCAGATCAAGCAGGCCGAGGCCAAGCTGCTGGAAGCCATTGACGGCATCCATGAGGGCTTCCTGCTGCTCGACCCCGACGAGCGGATCGTGCTGTCCAACACCTGCCTGCGGCTGATTTTCGGCGCGGTCGGCCTTGAGCTCACCACCGGGGCCTACCTCGCCGACCTGTTGCGGGAAGCGCAGCGCCGCGGGTTGTTCGCCGAGGGCACCGGCCCGGTCGACGACGTGCTGGAGCGCGCCCGGCGGTCACCGGAGCTGCGCGCGGAAATCCCGCTGCGCGACGGCAACTGGATGCTCGCCAGCCACCGGCGCATCGCCAATGGCTGTACCGTCGGCGTCTGGACCGACGTGACCTCGCAGAAGCGGCGCGAGAGCGAACTCATCAATGTGCGCGAGCAATTGCGCCAGCAGACCGAGGCGCTGGCCGATTTCGCCCGCCTCGTCGCCCTGCAGGCGCGCAGCGACATGCTGACCGGCCTGCCGAACCGCTTCGCGCTGGAAGAGCGTCTCGACCAGCTTCTGCGCGACCGCGACCCGCGCAACATCTGGGTCGGCATCATCGACATCGACCACTTCAAGGGCGTGAACGACGCGGTCGGCCATGCGGCGGCGGATGAATTGCTGCGCGAGGTCGCCCAGTTCCTGCGCGGCCAGCTGCGCGGCGACGACCTGCTGGTGCGCGTCGGCGGCGACGAGTTCGCGATGATGCTGACCGACATCGACGAACGCGACGCGCTGCGCATCGCCCGCCGCATCAACACCGCCGTGCACAACAACCCGTTCCATATCGGTGCGCGGTCCTTCACCCTCGGCCTCAGCATCGGCCTGGTGCGGGCGAACGGCACGCCGGGCTCGGTCTCCAGCCTGCTCGCCGCCGCCGACACGGCCTGCTACGTCGCCAAGGAATCCGGGCGCGACCGGGTGCAGCTTTACGATCTCGGCGACCCGAAGGTGAACAGCACGCGCCAGCGCATGAGCTGGGCCGAGCGCATCCAGCTCGGGCTGGAGCTCGACCGCTTCCACATGCACCTTCAGGCCATCGTCGACCAGAACCATGCCGTGCTCGGTTATGAGGCGCTGATCCGCCTGGTCGACGAGACCGGCAGCTGGTGCCAGCCGGCGCAGTTCCTGCCCGCCGCCCAGCGGCTCGGGCTGATGGGTCGGATCGACGCCTGGGTGTGCCGTCATGCCATCGATTACGCCATGCGGCTGATCCAGCGCGGCGCGCATCAATATGTGTCGATGAACATCGGCGCGCATTCGCTGGCCGACGTCGCCTTCCAGCGCAACCTCATGGACATGCTGGACCTGCATCCCGGCGTCGAGGCGGCGCTGCGCATCGAGGTGACGGAGACCGAGGGGGTGGAAGACCTCGGCGAGATCGCCACCTTCCTCACCGAGCTGCGGGCGCGCGGCGTGCACGTCTATCTCGACGATTTCGGCAATGGCTACAATTCCTTCGAGTCGCTCAAGCGCCTGCCGGTGGACGGCATCAAGATCGACTGGACGGTGACGCGCGACCTGCTGCGCGACCCGATCGACAAGGCGCTGATGAAGGCCGCCATCTCCATCGCCAATTCGCTCGGCCTCGAACTCGTGGCCGAGGGCGTGGAGGACGAGGTGCAGCTCGCCAAGCTGCGCGAGCTTGGCGCCACCATGTATCAGGGCTTCCTGTTCCACCGCCCGGCCGACGCCGAGACGGTGCTCGCATAA
- a CDS encoding SCO family protein, with amino-acid sequence MASRRVLLLLSAFVVGAVIIVAGALALLPRGTAPATPVAIGGAFQLVDQDGQTVTQETFNGETMLVFFGFTHCPDICPTTLFEMSQLFEELGPDARKAAGLFITVDPERDNPETMKAYLGSFHPSIQGLTGTPEQVAAAIKAYRAYAKKVPTQGGDYTMDHTAIVYLMGKDGQFIAPFNLKRPPAEAAADLRRYL; translated from the coding sequence ATGGCCAGTCGCCGCGTTCTCCTGCTTCTTTCGGCCTTCGTCGTGGGTGCCGTCATCATCGTCGCCGGTGCGCTGGCGCTGCTGCCGCGTGGAACGGCGCCCGCCACCCCGGTCGCCATCGGCGGCGCCTTCCAGCTTGTCGATCAGGATGGGCAGACGGTGACGCAGGAGACCTTCAACGGCGAGACCATGCTGGTGTTCTTCGGCTTCACCCATTGCCCGGACATCTGCCCGACGACGCTATTCGAGATGTCGCAGCTCTTCGAGGAGCTGGGGCCGGACGCGCGCAAGGCGGCGGGGCTGTTCATCACCGTCGATCCCGAGCGCGACAACCCGGAAACCATGAAGGCCTATCTCGGCAGCTTCCACCCGAGCATTCAGGGCCTGACCGGGACGCCGGAGCAGGTGGCGGCGGCGATCAAGGCCTACCGCGCCTATGCCAAGAAGGTGCCGACCCAGGGCGGCGACTACACGATGGACCACACCGCCATCGTCTATCTGATGGGCAAGGACGGCCAGTTCATCGCGCCCTTCAACCTCAAGCGTCCGCCGGCTGAAGCCGCGGCTGATCTGCGCCGCTATTTGTGA